From Cotesia glomerata isolate CgM1 linkage group LG3, MPM_Cglom_v2.3, whole genome shotgun sequence:
TCGTTGTATAGCTCATCATATGGCTTTAGACCGCCCTCAAGAATCTACTCGTCAACTTGAAGTTCACTGTAAGTGTTTATATTCATATTAAGTTTGATCGGACATTAAAGCAATTTTAAGATGAAAAgctaaatttataacacagaaaaaaaaatattcttgaatcaagtatattattttgaagaactttatattcttgatttgagtagaaaaattcttgatttaaggaaatttttctagatttaaggaaattttatttaattgaagaatttttctcttgaatcaagttaattttttttttcagtgtagtaaATACgaatggaataatttttttaaatgaatctgatgaagaattttttttttattaattattaaaaatcgaaCTATTAACATATAGTCTGTAGAacacatttattttaaataatcacttttatttttataaattgcttcttgtaaatttattaaaattttaaaaagttattctaaTTAAGAGATTCATTatcttgaaagaaaaaatttttatttataaaataactaagAGTAAAAGTGAGTtagtgatattttttaaggaaagcgatatttggaaataaaaaaaaaaggaattacTCTAACTATATGTCGTGTCTGAGCAACTTTAATGAGTgactataatataaaataaaactcattgattaatttttaattaaagatgcACCACAACCACAACCTCCTGTTGAATTATTTGGATTCGTAATTGGACGCGAAGGAACAATAAACTTGACTGTGAAAGCCCATCCACGACCACGTTTCATCTGGTACATCAACGGCGACAAAATAAATGAAGGAAGCCCAGACATGAAAAATCATTTGCAATCATCAAGCGCCGTCGAAGTGgtaaatttgttatttcatttatttcttaatttaattattttttggtcaatatgtatgtatgtatattatatatatatatatatatatatatatatatatatatatatatatatatatatatatatatatatattgattaaattagTAGTATGGAAAAGCCGAAAATCTAATAATCCTTTGAAGCGGACGTAGCTTTAATCTGGTATGAGGGTTGCGTGCTTGGTTGCTTTAGCAGACTAGACGCAATCGTGGAAAATCCTCTACCACGTCAAAGTACTACTTTTCCGGGAAACTCTCTAgacttttattttcatttttcgcGTTACTTTAATCTATAGCCATcgattaaatttcatttttttcaaaagtttttccaatttaatttccttacttggtttttatttttgttgttggctatttttatttattttgtctgttttctttttttcggaaattaataGGCCAAGGGTGAATGGAGACTTGAGCTCAAGATCGACAGTGTACAAAAGTCCGATACGGAAAAAGAATATAAATTGGAAGCACGTAATGATGAGGGAGCTGAAGAATACCGCATTTTGCTTTCAACCTCTGCTGAACCTGAAGGTAAATacaaatatgtattattttttttatatttatacatttaaaaatattttactagtGCCATTAAATTGTCTGGCgtgaattttagtttttttttttaaaaaaaagtttttttctaaaagatccaaaaaattttaactttttaaaacgATTGAacgattttataaaaattgaatatttttttatttttatcatattagaaaaattgaaaaatataaaatagaattttctacttatttttatgaatattctTATTTAATCTTAACTTTTTTCgtgtgataataaaattaatcattcagttaatattttttttaacttgataattttaaaattacttatggcactagttgaaaaaaaaaaaaatttgcttcaaCATAAAAATTGCTTCAACTAAAAactttgtgaaaaaaaaagtatcacTCCGGCACGAATCACATGCTGTGTGTTAAATTGTTTACTTTTATAAAGCaatcacataaattattaaatgtctaAACTAAATGCAAATAAATTCGCCGCATGCTCACGCAGGAGCGCTCATTCACTTCTATGGTAAGCTCTCCGAACACATGCACGCACTAggtaataactatttttaaatataattgttattaccCGTAAATATcccgtttttatttattaatcaatattttttttttgttaataaattttttttatttaccattaaaattaacatctTCCATAAAGTTATATGCATTACCATTAaactcatttataattttttcaaacaaatattttatcacaaaataaaaattttattttaattatttatttttttgtctcgCATGCTGTGCTAGATAATTGTGCTTAGACAAAtattaatagataattaattaataatatatgtggataaattaataaatatttgacttTTACAGGAGTTGATTTAGATGCAGGATACATAATTGGAATCGTCGTAGGAATCTTAGTAATAATTGTACTCTCATTCTTGATCATCTTTGCACGAGCGACTGGACGCTGGTGTTTTGCTGGTGAGaatctcattttatttattttttagttaataacaattaattaataccattatttatttgttaacaataatcttaaaatttttactactaatacaacgaaaaaattaaataattccatGCGAGTTTAAACGTTTGGAAGTCAgtctaaaatattattatataaaataaataattaaatcagaatttattattgaattgatGAAAACtgagaaaatataatatataataagataataaaaattgtaaacaaaCGTATTCGTATCGTAACTGgtattttgaaaacaatttcttGTATGTTATGCGGCTACACCATAATAGGACAGCATGCAAGTCGGGCCAAGTAAAGAATACGGAGACACAACACCATAAATCATAAGTATCCGTACTCTAGGCATGACACTGTCCAAGGGTAAGTCATTTTCGACAAGCCCTTCAAAACCGCGAAAAATTCGTCATATCATTCATCTctcagtatatttttttttttacattccgTGTTTTGAATATCACTTACATTTCTTTTAAAGACCCTTAGAATCACCCGGcactttatcaatttttttattattattttttagataccAGTCACCTAATTCTCAAAATAACCGATGGAAAAATAACCCCGATTATATAATctaaaaaactagaaaataataatttagatttttattttttacttgaaaaattccaattcaataagagtaattttatgcaaaacttttaaaataaaattgttattctaattaatcatattaaatttttaactgtgGTTTACAAGCGCGGTACAAACTAATTTACATCTCAacgtttttcttttaattctaactatgaataaatttgaaaacatTATACTTCATCCAAACCTTATAAAGAGATTTtgtcattttaattaactGATTAATTTACTaccattaaataatgaattatgttaaatttcgGCTATTAAAGTTTTTGTGACGatgcaaaaattttaacagacaGAGCATTGGCATATTccaaacattaaaaatatttttcatttggtTTAATTAAGAAGACAGTTTTTGAAAAGAATAATGCAAATCTCTTTTAATctctaaaattcaaattagtaGTACACTTCTGAGTATGAATTCATAAATATGcattatttagaataaaatttttcactacTCTGCTTCAAGAGAGATTTTGTACgctaaattactaaaataatacTAATCTTAAGCTTTGACTTTCAGTTGAccgaaaaatctttttttctaatataaaattttttttgttaaaaataaaaaaaattatcttttaaattattgccataaaaaataaaatgattgtGATTGTAATTAAGTTTAAgaaccataaaatttttccaaaggttattttgattaattattctttttaatcACTTAAAGTTAGTAAAATAGTGAATTCATATCCGAAAATTAATCTGGACAGTAATTGTATGGACCTTTCTAACGAGAAGCCCCAACGTAATTAAATTCAACGAAAATCCATGCTCATAACAAACTACGTCaccttattaaattaaatatggattttacaacaaaataaaaatatacaaaaatcgCATGCATCAAGCGCAACAGCTTAAACCATCCAAAAAAACATACACTCAATTACAATAGAAGCTTTCGtagaaatgaaattaaataagtcCATAGAGAATTAtacctaattatttttttaacgtattattaattgttgtaACAAGCAACCGCTAATTATCAACGAAGGCAAGTGTGATTATTTTagactttttattattattatttatcttttgaattttttctgtaatgCTCATAGAAAACTTATCAATCATCTCAACCCTAGCATGgtatagtttattttttcagtgattcATCATCGTTAATTATTAGCACTGCCGCTTGATCCCTTATTCATACATACCGTGGATCATACATATGAATcgcaatatatttatattatattcataatgagatatataaagaaattggaataattttttttaattgcacaaAATCATCAAAAACTGATCTTTCATTcacattgaataattaataaaatattcgcATGCATTAGATCTGcacaattatatttaaatagtatttacacGATAGttaatgtatataaatgtaAGACTATTtagaaaaacaattattttttttgcttgtatcgaaaataattaatgtaaaaaaattaatctttaaagTAGAATCattcatattttaattatttgaatttttctacataaaattttagttagaGCTGATGACAATTCAGCTATGTATAATTTTAGAATCTACAGATTTTTcgtatgaatatttttattaaaataatacgtttaaaaattataatgaattatgaattaattagtcatttttatattgaattattaatatgaatGTGACTATTTAttcactataatttttaaatgtcttaatttaataaataaaaaaggaaCAATTTTGCAGAGCATAATATttcgtataaaaatttatactgtCATATCCAGAGAGTcggtataaaatttataacataaaatatgataattgataatatatttttaatcatttttggaattatttttttacactaaaaACCGATTACACTCTGTATAAAAgcaaaacaattaataaatgtaatcaAAAAgtcttaaatatatattaaaatataataaattcattatacaatgaaaataaaaataaaaaacaagtacaatcatgaatataaatactaaaaaatgattgtacttgtaaaatatataaacttaattagtaataattaatataaattcacaCAAAGTTGCCTTGACCGATGATTGGCGTTGCTTGTTACAGCGAGACGACGTGGTGATGAAGAAGCTGCGGGTAACGCTGGAGCCGGAAGTGAAGCACACATAACACCTGGTGACGACGAGGACGACGAGCACAACGATCAGCATATTATCGATGAAAAAATACCTCATGGTGGTCAGGAGAACCCCATTCACGCGAGCACCGAGTACGTTAATGGACGCACCGAGATTAAGGACATCAAAAGAAAGGACGAAAAAACAGACACAccagtataaattaaataattaattagtacgTGCTGATTAACCGCACTCGTTATCGTCGCtcgataataatttatatactaTCAACGACAAAGTGCGCCACTTTCGATTCTGCTGTACTGGATTTAATCCATTTTTAGATTAAGAATTGTAACTTATAACTAAGACGTCATTCTCctgcattttttaataagagtaaataatttaattaataaattatatatgaagtaaataaataaatattataataataatattaatagttaatgttaataataatacaaataaataataaataagtggATGCGCGAGAATGACGTTTTATTTGATACCGATCGCGACGATCTCTTTGtgatttattatgataaagaGGCTTTACAAGTAACCAGCCGCCtggattaataattattattaaataatatcaataattataaacatttttctgaattaatattttgtcaagATTTTATTGAAGAACAGATCTAATGTTAATTAATCGCTATAGACTGATTGTATTGAGGCagctgtttttttttgtaaatgtgTTCGGTAAAGAGATCGATCAGCgcgattattaatattaatatttaaatt
This genomic window contains:
- the LOC123260647 gene encoding fasciclin-3 isoform X3 codes for the protein MCSMMKQEQSVMRIVVRSFAVLLIISVVQGLSSSVDIQPSGQVAVRVGEPLKIMCRVGLPIQNCRIKISSLQSMFLQPNQNANDGIEYYGDGLQAGQCGVYIHRVKEEFDGKFVCAITTNDSRIEVDNTAKIVVAKPPKELKLLMSPGRLSGRNVYKNGEKLEISCSSLGGRPAANVSLFLDDQPLEREFGSNVYDSNGNENTQKNVSYTIKSSDNGKMVRCIAHHMALDRPQESTRQLEVHYAPQPQPPVELFGFVIGREGTINLTVKAHPRPRFIWYINGDKINEGSPDMKNHLQSSSAVEVAKGEWRLELKIDSVQKSDTEKEYKLEARNDEGAEEYRILLSTSAEPEGVDLDAGYIIGIVVGILVIIVLSFLIIFARATGRWCFAARRRGDEEAAGNAGAGSEAHITPGDDEDDEHNDQHIIDEKIPHGGQENPIHASTEYVNGRTEIKDIKRKDEKTDTPV